The DNA segment TTTCTGTGGAGATTTCTGCGCTCCTTTTTCCCTGGCGGCTTTGGCTGAGCTGTTCAGAGGCCCCATCCATGTTGTATTTGGCAATAACGATGGAGATCAGTGGCTTATATCAAGGGTAGCCTCGCGTTTTGGGCATGTTCATCTGGAGGGACCCTTTGCCCGTTTGGAGATAGGTGGGAGGCGAATTTTTGTAGTGCATTATCCCGAAATAGCCGAGGACGTAGCCGCTTCAGGGCGATATTCCTTAGTGTGCTACGGTCACAATCATCAGGCAGCGGCTAAAAGACTTAACCAGACCCTCCTCCTCAATCCGGGCGAGGTAATGGGGCGTTTCGGGGTTTCCTCCATAGCCCTGTATGATACTGAGGTTGACGAAGCTGTTTTCTTCTCTCTGCACGAAGGTAAACCCGTTTTATGGCGCCCTGAGCCCTCTGCTGAAAGACAATATTAACCTTTTTCCCGGGTTTCCAGGTAGTTTTTCATTCCCCTGGCTCTAGGTATTAGCCTTATTCGTGGGGAGGATACATAGGACAATGCCCTGCCCCCGATTACAGCGTGTCCGAGGTCTTTATCTTTAATCTAAGCTTCGGGGAGATTTTATCTCATCCCTTCCTGAGCTTGAGGGCTTTAATGCCGAATGTGATCGCAAATCAATTCCAGCGATGTTCTCTTCTCTTGAAGACAAAGGCGCATTACAGCGTTACTGGGCCCTTTCCAGAACCCTGCGCATCACAGCGAGAGCTTTGTCTATGTCTTCAGCGGTGATCCCATAATGGGTAACAGCCCTTATCTTTTTACCCTCTATGGGTAGCATTAGCACACCTTCTTCTTTCAGCTGCTCCGTAAACTCCCGAGGGCTCAATTTTGGATGGTTAAATTCAAAGATGACGATGTTGGTTTTAACCTTTTCGGGCTCAATCTTCACCCCGGGAAGTTCGGCGAGTCCCTCGGCTAAACGTTTGGCATTCTCGTGGTCCTCAATTAGCCTGTCCACCATTTTGGTCAAGGCCACGATTCCCGCAGCAGCCAGCACTCCAACCTGTCGCATCCCTCCGCCCACCATCTTCCGGATGCGCCTGGCTTCAGCTATGAAGTCGGCAGGGCCGCAGACTAAAGAGCCAACAGGAGCCGAAAGGCCTTTTGAGAGGCAAAACATTACGGAATCCACGTCCTTCGTCAGTTCTCTCACATCTACCTCTA comes from the Anaerolineae bacterium genome and includes:
- a CDS encoding metallophosphoesterase, with the translated sequence MKVVVLSDIHDHLNNLKAFEPIFKEAEALIFCGDFCAPFSLAALAELFRGPIHVVFGNNDGDQWLISRVASRFGHVHLEGPFARLEIGGRRIFVVHYPEIAEDVAASGRYSLVCYGHNHQAAAKRLNQTLLLNPGEVMGRFGVSSIALYDTEVDEAVFFSLHEGKPVLWRPEPSAERQY